From the bacterium genome, one window contains:
- a CDS encoding amidohydrolase, whose amino-acid sequence MTDLKDLRRYLHRHPERSGEEKETAAHIAQLLRSTAPTSLHTGIAGHGIVAVYGGEGPVGVLLRADLDALPITEQNDFAHASANKGTAHLCGHDGHMSMLFGAAERIATQQSTLPAPVAILFQPAEETGQGAAAMLKDSLFERLAPKKVFALHNIPGKERGSVLLRDGPFAMASSGLDIELEGRTSHAAEPEQGNSPVPVLLRLTQHIMSLPEEAQREKARAVSTIIHLAAGSEAFGTTPGNARLLATLRSDSDDFMTFMKEAAESRTREMTAAADLKYTLEWKEEFPSVQNDSSCVKLIRQAAEDRGLNVEMLDNPFPWSEDFAHFTHRFEGALFGLGSGVEQPHLHSGWYDFPDDLLETGADLFLRITQLALR is encoded by the coding sequence ATGACAGATCTCAAAGACCTGCGACGGTATCTGCACAGGCACCCGGAGCGCTCCGGTGAGGAAAAGGAAACAGCTGCGCACATCGCGCAATTGCTCCGCTCCACGGCGCCGACCTCCCTGCACACGGGGATTGCCGGACATGGTATCGTCGCGGTGTATGGCGGGGAAGGTCCGGTGGGTGTTTTGCTCCGCGCCGACCTCGATGCCCTGCCGATCACCGAGCAGAACGATTTCGCACATGCAAGCGCGAACAAGGGGACAGCGCATCTCTGTGGACATGACGGACACATGTCCATGCTCTTCGGTGCCGCCGAGCGTATCGCAACGCAGCAATCCACCCTTCCCGCCCCGGTTGCCATACTTTTTCAACCTGCCGAGGAAACCGGACAGGGTGCCGCTGCCATGCTCAAAGACAGTCTCTTCGAGCGGCTCGCACCGAAAAAAGTATTTGCGTTGCACAATATTCCCGGCAAGGAGCGGGGCAGCGTATTGCTGCGCGACGGACCTTTTGCCATGGCATCGAGCGGCCTGGATATTGAACTTGAAGGACGCACCAGTCACGCCGCGGAGCCCGAGCAGGGGAATTCACCTGTGCCTGTCCTGCTCCGCCTCACCCAGCATATCATGTCCCTCCCCGAGGAAGCGCAGCGCGAGAAGGCGCGCGCCGTGAGCACCATCATTCATCTCGCCGCGGGCAGTGAGGCGTTCGGGACAACGCCGGGGAATGCGCGTCTGCTCGCTACACTCCGGTCGGACAGCGACGATTTCATGACGTTCATGAAAGAAGCCGCAGAGAGCAGGACACGTGAGATGACCGCTGCTGCTGATCTCAAGTACACGCTGGAGTGGAAAGAGGAATTTCCGTCCGTACAGAACGACTCCTCCTGCGTGAAGCTGATCCGCCAGGCGGCGGAGGACAGAGGGTTGAACGTGGAAATGCTGGATAACCCCTTCCCCTGGTCGGAAGATTTCGCACACTTCACACACCGCTTTGAAGGTGCGCTGTTCGGACTCGGGTCCGGCGTGGAGCAACCGCATCTGCACAGCGGATGGTACGATTTTCCCGATGATTTGCTTGAGACCGGCGCGGACCTCTTCCTGCGCATTACCCAGCTGGCGCTGCGATGA
- a CDS encoding DUF1579 family protein, producing the protein MKYLYTYAVMLLVLSTPLFAQDATQTDPPLDQTRLNLFVGNWEGPGSYEGGDGQKITFTMTMSGKHILDDKAVELNPFAELGEMGHYMEKDIVAYDPMTKKMSLLCVSNMGEVAKYDGTWVEGSKNTLRFKGQKIVGNSTYKTEQTIFFHDGDKVTWRALTTKDGKADGTFECTMTKK; encoded by the coding sequence ATGAAATATTTATATACGTATGCAGTTATGCTTCTCGTCCTGAGCACACCGCTGTTCGCGCAGGACGCAACGCAAACCGATCCCCCGTTGGATCAGACACGGCTGAACCTATTTGTGGGGAACTGGGAAGGACCGGGCTCCTATGAGGGAGGTGACGGACAGAAGATCACCTTTACCATGACAATGAGCGGCAAGCATATACTCGATGACAAGGCCGTCGAACTCAATCCCTTCGCCGAGCTTGGCGAGATGGGTCATTACATGGAAAAGGACATCGTCGCATACGATCCGATGACAAAGAAGATGTCTCTTCTCTGCGTCTCCAACATGGGAGAGGTAGCCAAGTACGATGGCACGTGGGTCGAAGGCAGCAAGAACACCCTGAGATTCAAGGGACAGAAAATCGTGGGAAACAGTACATACAAAACCGAACAGACGATTTTCTTCCACGATGGCGACAAGGTAACCTGGCGCGCGCTCACAACGAAAGACGGGAAAGCAGACGGCACCTTTGAGTGCACGATGACGAAGAAGTGA
- the alr gene encoding alanine racemase: MMKSYATTAGSWIELSTSALKRNIAYLKKRIGKGSHFVSVVKGNAYGHGIEDYVPLVERCGVRRFAVSDATEAERANRVRTEGMAIMIMNHIDHADLAWAVERGISWYVFDLERLDASIETAKRLGKRASIHIEVETGFNRTGFRPVEMERVIERCRHNADVLDIAGVCTHFAGAESIANYYRIQEQRRVFNEVRAQWEASGLRPSAYHVASSAAALTYPETTMDLVRFGIAQYGFWPSTETRVQNMMNGETSFSKDPLVQVLTWKSRVIAMQYVRTGEYVGYGTSYLAQRPTQIAVIPVGYCHGFGRSLSNLGHVLIRGHKAPVIGMVNMNIITVDVTAIPGAESGDEVVLIGKQGRHRITVSSFSDLANYVNYEMLIRLPSELPRFVVD, from the coding sequence ATGATGAAGTCATACGCCACTACTGCCGGATCATGGATTGAACTCAGCACGTCGGCGCTGAAGCGGAACATCGCCTACCTGAAAAAAAGGATCGGGAAGGGGAGCCATTTTGTATCGGTTGTCAAAGGCAATGCCTACGGGCATGGAATCGAAGATTACGTCCCACTCGTCGAACGCTGCGGTGTTCGGCGTTTTGCCGTTTCCGATGCCACGGAAGCAGAACGTGCCAACAGGGTACGTACTGAAGGGATGGCGATCATGATCATGAACCACATTGACCACGCCGATCTTGCCTGGGCCGTAGAGCGGGGCATTTCATGGTATGTCTTTGATCTCGAGCGGCTCGATGCCTCGATCGAAACAGCGAAGCGTCTCGGGAAACGGGCGTCGATTCACATCGAGGTGGAGACCGGCTTCAATCGTACGGGTTTTCGTCCCGTCGAAATGGAGCGTGTGATCGAACGCTGCAGGCATAACGCTGATGTCCTCGACATCGCAGGGGTGTGCACGCATTTCGCGGGTGCCGAGAGCATTGCGAACTATTATCGCATCCAGGAACAGCGTCGCGTGTTCAATGAGGTGCGCGCACAATGGGAAGCCTCGGGTTTGCGTCCCTCTGCCTACCATGTCGCAAGTTCGGCCGCTGCCCTCACCTACCCTGAGACGACGATGGATCTGGTGCGCTTCGGCATTGCGCAGTACGGTTTCTGGCCCAGTACCGAGACACGTGTGCAGAATATGATGAATGGCGAAACCAGCTTCAGCAAGGATCCTCTCGTACAGGTGCTCACCTGGAAAAGCAGAGTCATCGCCATGCAGTATGTGCGTACAGGAGAGTATGTCGGTTATGGTACGAGCTACCTCGCGCAGCGCCCCACGCAGATTGCCGTCATTCCCGTCGGCTACTGCCACGGTTTCGGGCGCAGCCTCAGCAACCTGGGACATGTGCTTATTCGCGGACACAAGGCGCCGGTGATCGGCATGGTCAACATGAATATCATCACGGTGGATGTCACCGCGATTCCCGGTGCCGAATCTGGCGACGAGGTGGTGCTTATCGGTAAACAGGGCCGCCATCGCATCACCGTCAGTTCCTTCTCCGACCTTGCCAATTACGTCAATTACGAGATGCTCATCCGTCTCCCCTCCGAACTGCCACGCTTCGTGGTGGATTGA
- a CDS encoding DUF21 domain-containing protein: protein MALLLFYVLLALLVSFICSIAEAVLLSITPSYIAGVQERDPKLASLLHRIKQENIDRSIAAILTLNTIAHTVGAIGAGAQATAVFGSAWFGAFSVVMTLMILFLSEIIPKTLGAMYWRQLAGTVATFIRVIIIGLYPLILISEQLTRLLARDRKLHAFSRDEFAAMAGVGEESGEINKRESRIISNLLAFSELRTRDIMTPRTVMFGLQQNLTVDEARAPASERAFSRIPVFESDLDNITGLVLKDELLDTGAQNRGEVRLTELRREISTVPAEMRLSQLFELFLEQRLHIAVVVDEYGGTTGLVSLEDIVETLLGMELVDEMDQVVDMQALARQQWERRARRLGIETPQRGEDN from the coding sequence ATGGCGCTGCTGCTTTTCTATGTTCTCCTCGCCCTGCTGGTTTCCTTCATCTGCTCCATCGCGGAAGCGGTGCTCCTGAGTATTACGCCATCCTATATCGCAGGAGTGCAGGAGCGTGACCCGAAACTCGCGTCACTTCTGCACAGGATCAAACAGGAAAACATTGATCGCTCGATAGCGGCGATTCTCACATTGAACACCATCGCCCACACGGTAGGCGCAATCGGTGCGGGAGCACAGGCGACAGCGGTGTTCGGCAGTGCCTGGTTCGGGGCGTTTTCCGTGGTCATGACGCTCATGATTCTCTTCCTCTCTGAAATTATACCCAAGACTCTGGGGGCGATGTACTGGCGTCAGCTGGCGGGAACCGTGGCGACATTCATTCGAGTCATAATCATCGGACTCTATCCGCTCATTCTGATCAGCGAACAGCTGACACGACTCCTTGCCCGTGACCGGAAACTGCATGCATTCAGTCGTGATGAATTCGCTGCCATGGCGGGGGTCGGAGAAGAAAGCGGGGAAATCAACAAGCGGGAGTCGCGCATCATCAGCAACCTGCTTGCATTCTCCGAGCTGCGCACACGGGATATCATGACGCCGCGTACGGTGATGTTCGGACTGCAGCAAAACCTGACCGTAGACGAGGCGAGAGCACCAGCTTCCGAGCGCGCCTTCTCGCGCATCCCGGTTTTTGAAAGCGACCTCGACAACATCACTGGCCTCGTGCTCAAGGATGAGCTGCTCGATACGGGAGCACAGAACAGGGGAGAGGTTCGATTAACCGAACTGCGTCGGGAAATCAGCACCGTGCCGGCGGAGATGCGACTGTCACAGCTGTTTGAACTCTTTCTCGAACAACGACTGCATATCGCCGTTGTCGTTGATGAATACGGGGGGACGACAGGACTCGTCAGCCTCGAGGATATCGTCGAAACCCTGCTCGGCATGGAACTCGTCGATGAAATGGATCAGGTCGTGGACATGCAGGCGCTCGCCCGGCAGCAATGGGAACGCCGCGCCCGCAGGCTGGGGATTGAAACACCACAGCGGGGTGAAGATAATTGA
- a CDS encoding FkbM family methyltransferase: MRLLSNLKQASLALGMYPFARKLNGILQPAVRRAMQEDIAMYQDLLPEGALCFDIGAHFGAKSETLLKAGAKVVAFEPNPSVFPELTARCAMHPQWALLPAALGNAASLMELNLHTRSGESSFDSRWKGGEGFVASIHVPVTTLDAAIAAFGKPYYCKIDVEGWEDQVLLGLSCPIPLISIEFHLNEDIIPRTIRCLQRLREFGAAEVNVTPAESSTFHLPKWMELDDFIAWFPGDLAQTLPQWPVGDIYIRLKEKG; the protein is encoded by the coding sequence GTGCGATTATTGTCAAACCTCAAGCAGGCTTCGCTTGCGCTGGGCATGTACCCTTTCGCGCGGAAACTCAATGGAATCCTTCAGCCCGCCGTACGACGCGCTATGCAGGAGGATATCGCCATGTACCAGGATCTGCTGCCCGAGGGAGCGTTGTGTTTCGATATCGGGGCACACTTCGGCGCAAAATCGGAAACACTGCTGAAAGCCGGGGCGAAGGTTGTGGCCTTCGAGCCGAATCCGTCCGTCTTCCCTGAACTCACCGCGCGCTGCGCCATGCATCCGCAATGGGCTCTTCTTCCCGCCGCTCTGGGCAATGCGGCGTCGCTGATGGAACTGAATCTTCACACGCGGTCCGGGGAATCCAGCTTCGATTCCAGGTGGAAAGGTGGAGAGGGCTTTGTGGCTTCGATTCATGTCCCGGTCACAACACTGGACGCCGCAATCGCAGCTTTCGGGAAACCGTATTACTGCAAAATCGATGTTGAGGGCTGGGAAGATCAGGTGCTCCTCGGTCTCAGTTGTCCGATCCCACTTATCTCCATTGAATTTCATCTCAATGAGGATATCATACCCCGAACTATACGCTGCCTGCAACGACTGCGGGAATTCGGCGCAGCTGAAGTGAATGTCACTCCGGCGGAATCCTCAACCTTCCACCTCCCGAAGTGGATGGAGCTCGATGATTTTATCGCGTGGTTCCCTGGTGATCTCGCACAGACACTTCCTCAGTGGCCCGTGGGAGATATTTATATCAGGCTGAAGGAAAAGGGCTAG
- a CDS encoding T9SS type A sorting domain-containing protein: MRQCWTGLVLTAAIALTCITSLAHAQPTANDLSYFPVHIGDVWVYKVSSFSPHEPHWVPIDTIRVEITGDSLYPNSKRYFLFENGGSLRVDSTDGRVYALLTYPSSSGSCPDSTEAEVYNLTVDSTFQYYPCPSGGITGGVCTISPLGNERVGMLNLQRQQRVWDCWVLRSVLAQGIGICVKEGGGVSGNQHMLIYARINGTEYWPVELKSFTATSQIDNSVLLNWVTENEVQNHGFTVQRRAADARDEEWSSLAFVPARTTEGHDGTYNYLDHPLQNGGTAGRLQYRLLQHDFDGTVSYLPVAEVQLDAKAIPAQITLYPNPALHGEIINVLLQGSFIGELTLFDALGRELRSIPATRSIEIETDALEPGVYYLRASRENGVHVSKLLIH; encoded by the coding sequence ATGCGTCAATGTTGGACCGGTCTCGTACTGACTGCAGCGATCGCACTAACGTGCATCACAAGCCTTGCGCATGCGCAACCAACCGCGAACGATCTATCCTATTTCCCCGTGCATATCGGCGATGTGTGGGTGTACAAGGTGTCCTCGTTTTCCCCGCATGAGCCGCACTGGGTTCCAATCGATACGATCAGGGTTGAGATCACCGGAGACTCCCTTTATCCCAACAGCAAACGGTATTTTCTCTTCGAAAACGGAGGATCGTTGCGGGTAGACAGCACGGATGGACGCGTGTACGCCCTACTTACGTACCCTTCCTCCAGCGGTTCCTGTCCCGACAGTACCGAGGCGGAAGTGTACAACCTCACGGTTGATTCAACATTCCAGTATTATCCCTGTCCGTCCGGTGGCATCACCGGCGGAGTATGCACCATCAGTCCCCTCGGCAACGAACGCGTTGGAATGCTCAATCTCCAGAGGCAGCAGCGTGTATGGGACTGCTGGGTACTTCGCAGCGTCCTTGCGCAGGGCATCGGTATCTGCGTGAAGGAGGGTGGTGGCGTTTCGGGCAATCAGCATATGCTGATCTATGCCCGCATCAACGGCACGGAATACTGGCCGGTTGAACTCAAATCTTTCACCGCAACCTCGCAGATCGACAACAGCGTACTTCTCAACTGGGTTACGGAAAACGAAGTGCAGAATCACGGTTTCACCGTGCAGCGACGTGCGGCCGATGCAAGGGACGAAGAGTGGAGCAGCCTCGCGTTTGTGCCCGCACGTACCACGGAGGGACATGATGGCACCTACAACTACCTCGACCATCCCCTGCAAAACGGTGGCACGGCGGGAAGGCTGCAATACAGGCTCCTGCAGCACGATTTCGACGGTACCGTTTCCTATCTGCCGGTCGCGGAAGTGCAACTGGATGCAAAAGCGATCCCTGCGCAGATCACCCTCTATCCCAATCCCGCACTGCATGGTGAAATCATCAACGTGCTGCTGCAGGGAAGCTTCATTGGCGAGTTGACGCTGTTTGACGCACTCGGACGAGAATTGCGCAGCATCCCTGCCACACGCAGTATCGAGATCGAGACCGATGCTCTCGAGCCGGGAGTGTATTATCTGCGCGCAAGCCGCGAGAACGGGGTACACGTCTCCAAACTGCTGATACACTGA
- a CDS encoding ATP-binding cassette domain-containing protein — translation MNQPNPPDDRFAVQLAHVTKSFRKHVAVDTLQLNVPYGSVYGFIGPNGSGKTTTLRMIMSILYPDAGDIRVLGERLSARIADRIGYMPEERGLYRRMKVRDFLVFYGSLKNGRNVRQQVDEWLERLELTDWAGRKIETLSKGMSQKVQFIATVVARPDLVILDEPFAGLDPVNTDVMKDAILQLQKQGSTVLFSTHDMDMAERMCDFIFMIFQGKKVLDGTLNEIQDRYANDTIRVQTSAGSSALEGLPGVEHVNDFGQIQELRIADDADPQDILKRLIEQTAVQRFDIVKPSLHDIFVRIAGSAAKEVRHA, via the coding sequence ATGAATCAGCCGAACCCGCCGGACGATCGTTTCGCCGTGCAGCTCGCACATGTCACGAAGTCGTTTCGGAAACATGTTGCTGTGGATACGCTGCAGTTGAACGTGCCGTACGGGAGTGTGTATGGTTTTATTGGACCCAATGGGAGCGGAAAAACGACAACACTGCGGATGATCATGAGCATACTGTACCCGGACGCTGGCGACATCAGGGTGCTGGGCGAGAGGCTTTCTGCGCGCATTGCCGACCGCATCGGATACATGCCGGAGGAACGCGGGTTGTACCGGCGTATGAAAGTGCGTGACTTCCTCGTGTTTTATGGCAGCCTGAAAAACGGGCGCAACGTCCGGCAGCAGGTGGACGAATGGCTGGAACGACTTGAGTTGACGGATTGGGCAGGAAGGAAAATCGAAACGCTGAGCAAGGGTATGAGTCAGAAAGTACAGTTCATTGCAACGGTCGTAGCCCGGCCTGATCTCGTGATTCTCGATGAGCCGTTTGCCGGACTCGATCCGGTGAATACCGATGTGATGAAAGACGCCATCCTGCAGCTGCAGAAGCAGGGTAGTACCGTGCTTTTCAGCACGCACGATATGGACATGGCCGAGAGGATGTGCGATTTCATATTCATGATTTTCCAGGGAAAGAAAGTCCTGGATGGAACGCTCAATGAAATACAGGATCGCTACGCCAACGATACCATTCGCGTGCAGACCAGCGCAGGAAGCAGTGCGCTGGAGGGACTTCCCGGCGTTGAACACGTCAATGACTTCGGACAGATACAGGAGCTGCGTATCGCCGATGATGCGGATCCACAAGACATTTTGAAGCGATTGATAGAACAGACCGCCGTCCAGCGTTTCGATATCGTGAAACCTTCACTGCACGACATCTTCGTGCGTATTGCGGGATCGGCTGCGAAGGAGGTGCGTCATGCGTAA
- a CDS encoding DUF5602 domain-containing protein encodes MYRFSLLLTGAALILVAFTACSDDDPASPAQPMTYDGQTVAVGDGSATAYERADADGNLLAVGIRFDEAALSNLPADMSMFTLDLPGDVSTSPFKFIALDWNPQGHEPAPIYTLPHFDVHFYCVDKQTVAAVVAGPDSTMPAPQYMPQDYFSTFDAVPNMGTHFIDSQSPELHGSTFDKTFIYGFYKGNLYFMEPMITKAYFESKPDVSLDIKQPTAFQQTGMAFPMKYDIRYDATAKQYIVELTDMSVR; translated from the coding sequence ATGTATAGATTTTCCCTGCTCCTCACAGGTGCAGCACTCATCCTTGTTGCCTTTACGGCATGTTCAGATGATGATCCCGCATCCCCGGCACAGCCGATGACATACGATGGACAGACTGTCGCAGTGGGTGACGGATCCGCCACGGCGTATGAACGTGCTGATGCAGACGGGAATCTGCTCGCGGTCGGAATTCGCTTTGATGAGGCAGCACTCAGCAATCTCCCGGCCGATATGAGCATGTTCACGCTCGACCTGCCCGGGGATGTATCGACATCACCGTTCAAGTTTATTGCGCTCGACTGGAATCCCCAGGGACATGAGCCCGCACCGATTTACACGCTGCCGCACTTCGATGTGCATTTTTACTGTGTAGACAAGCAGACCGTCGCCGCTGTCGTTGCAGGTCCTGACAGCACCATGCCCGCGCCGCAGTACATGCCGCAGGATTACTTCTCCACCTTCGACGCCGTGCCGAACATGGGAACGCACTTCATCGACAGCCAGTCTCCTGAACTGCACGGTTCGACCTTCGACAAAACCTTCATCTATGGTTTCTACAAGGGCAACCTGTACTTCATGGAACCAATGATCACGAAAGCGTACTTCGAGAGCAAGCCTGATGTCAGCCTCGACATCAAACAGCCCACGGCATTCCAGCAGACCGGCATGGCTTTTCCCATGAAGTATGACATCCGTTACGATGCGACGGCAAAGCAATATATCGTCGAGCTGACGGATATGAGCGTGCGCTGA
- a CDS encoding ABC transporter permease, which yields MRKTLLFAMREYKAAVRTKGFIIGLVIAPILMSGSILAFVLLKDKVDTTDRRIAVIDRTGRVASKLLEFAEYHNTNETRDPETGEKIRPLYLFNVVDAEEDAHAQYLRLSDSVRSGALYAFLVVGADVVHPTPDAEDAKLSYYARNAALDDLREWLMFQINTRLRQLRLYDAGVDERNLPDLFYWVGVEGLGLVSRDESTGTIEEARQASPIEAIAVPIGIMMIMFLMIMMSVPGMLHSVMEEKTQRIAEVLLGAIKPFEFMMGKLIGGIAVSLTSSSVYIIGAIVAVSYMGYDDYIPFHVLPWFVVYMLLAVVMFGALTAALGSTCSEAKDAQSLSFPSLIPAIIPMFIYFPVAKEPLSAFSTWVSLIPPFTPTLMLLRMATPEPIPIWQPIAGLIGVLLCTVLFVWAGGRIFRVAILMQGTPPKLSNIVRWALRG from the coding sequence ATGCGTAAGACACTCCTTTTTGCCATGCGTGAATACAAGGCCGCTGTACGGACGAAAGGCTTCATCATAGGACTCGTGATCGCCCCGATTCTCATGAGCGGAAGTATCCTGGCCTTTGTACTGCTCAAGGATAAAGTCGATACGACGGATCGCAGGATAGCGGTCATCGATCGAACCGGAAGGGTTGCCAGCAAGCTCCTCGAGTTTGCAGAGTATCACAACACGAATGAAACCCGTGATCCGGAAACAGGAGAGAAAATTCGTCCACTCTATCTTTTCAATGTCGTCGACGCTGAGGAAGATGCACATGCGCAGTACCTGCGACTCTCGGACAGTGTGCGCAGCGGGGCGCTCTATGCATTTCTCGTCGTGGGAGCGGATGTCGTGCATCCCACACCTGATGCGGAGGACGCAAAGCTATCCTACTATGCGCGGAATGCCGCGCTCGACGATCTCCGCGAGTGGCTGATGTTTCAGATCAACACGCGGCTTCGTCAGCTCCGCCTTTATGATGCCGGTGTGGATGAACGTAATCTCCCGGATCTCTTTTACTGGGTGGGTGTTGAAGGACTCGGTCTCGTTTCCCGCGATGAGAGTACCGGTACTATAGAGGAGGCGCGGCAGGCGAGTCCCATCGAGGCAATCGCTGTTCCCATCGGTATCATGATGATCATGTTTTTGATGATCATGATGAGCGTGCCGGGCATGCTGCACTCCGTCATGGAAGAAAAAACGCAGCGCATTGCCGAAGTCCTGCTGGGCGCGATCAAACCCTTCGAGTTCATGATGGGAAAACTCATCGGGGGCATTGCGGTTTCGCTGACCAGTTCCTCCGTGTACATCATTGGCGCCATCGTGGCGGTGTCGTACATGGGGTACGACGACTATATTCCGTTTCACGTCCTCCCGTGGTTTGTTGTCTACATGCTGCTCGCCGTGGTGATGTTCGGTGCGCTCACTGCCGCGCTGGGGTCGACATGCAGTGAGGCCAAGGATGCGCAGTCGCTCAGCTTCCCCTCGCTCATCCCCGCCATCATCCCGATGTTCATTTATTTCCCCGTGGCCAAGGAGCCGCTGAGCGCATTCTCCACATGGGTGTCGCTTATTCCGCCCTTCACGCCGACACTCATGCTGCTGCGCATGGCGACACCGGAGCCGATTCCCATCTGGCAGCCCATTGCCGGACTCATCGGCGTCCTTCTCTGCACCGTGCTGTTCGTGTGGGCAGGGGGACGCATTTTCCGCGTCGCCATACTCATGCAGGGTACGCCCCCGAAGCTGAGCAACATCGTACGGTGGGCGTTGCGAGGATAA